From a region of the Cucumis sativus cultivar 9930 chromosome 6, Cucumber_9930_V3, whole genome shotgun sequence genome:
- the LOC101213285 gene encoding cytochrome P450 CYP736A12-like, whose product MALILVVVVLITLLLALLISHSWLFKSQIKPKKSPPGPKGFPIFGCLHLLGKLPHRNLHELSQKYGPIMSMKLGLVPTIIVSSPHAAQLFLKTHDLIFASRPSSQASKHISYQQKNLVFAPYGPYWRNMRKMCTLELLSNLKINSFMPMRKHELGLLIEYLKEAAHNKAVVNLSAKVTSLTTDIICLMAFGKKYGDEEIDERGFKAVIQEGMQLSAAPNLGDFIPAIAWLDLQGFTRKMKRVHKVYDEFLEKIINEHLVARGGKKTRDFVDVMLDLIGSQQTEYQIDRSAIKAIMLDMLAAAMDTSSTTIGWAMSELIRHPDVMKKMQDELQEVVGLHRMVQESDLVSLEYLEMVVKEIMRLYPAGPLLIPRESLEDCTVDGFHIPKKSRVMVNVWTIGRDPSVWNDPHKFFPERFIGSKIDLKGNDFELIPFGGGRRGCPGIQLGLTMVRLLLAQLVHCFDWKLPNGMLPSELDMTEEFGLTCPRAKDLMVIPTFRLNDSISTKNLSS is encoded by the exons ATGGCTTTGATTTTGGTCGTCGTCGTCCTCATCACTCTCCTCCTTGCTCTTCTAATCTCACACTCATGGCTATTCAAATCCCAAATCAAACCCAAAAAATCCCCTCCAGGGCCAAAAGGGTTTCCCATTTTTGGTTGCCTTCATTTACTAGGAAAACTCCCTCACAGAAATCTCCACGAATTATCCCAAAAGTATGGACCCATAATGAGCATGAAACTAGGGCTTGTTCCCACCATCATAGTCTCATCCCCTCACGCCGCCCAACTCTTCCTCAAAACCCACGACCTCATTTTTGCAAGCCGCCCCTCTTCACAAGCTTCAAAACACATCTcttatcaacaaaaaaatttagtctTTGCTCCATATGGTCCTTATTGGCGCAACATGCGTAAAATGTGCACTCTTGAATTGCTTAGTAACCTTAAAATCAATTCTTTCATGCCTATGAGAAAACACGAGCTTGGTTTGTTGATTGAGTACTTAAAAGAAGCTGCTCATAACAAAGCTGTTGTGAATCTGAGTGCTAAAGTTACGTCACTTACAACTGACATTATTTGTTTGATggcatttggaaagaaatatggagatgaagaaattgatGAAAGGGGTTTTAAGGCTGTAATACAAGAAGGTATGCAGTTGTCTGCTGCGCCTAATTTGGGGGATTTTATTCCGGCAATTGCTTGGCTTGATCTTCAAGGATTTACTCGTAAAATGAAACGTGTTCATAAGGTGTATGATGAATTTCTTGAAAAGATTATTAATGAACATCTTGTGGCTAGAGGTGGGAAGAAGACTAGGGATTTTGTTGATGTTATGTTGGATCTTATTGGTTCTCAACAAACTGAGTATCAAATTGATCGTTCTGCTATTAAAGCTATAATGCTG GATATGCTTGCAGCAGCAATGGACACATCATCAACAACAATAGGATGGGCAATGTCAGAGCTAATAAGACATCCAGATGTAATGAAGAAAATGCAAGATGAATTACAAGAAGTTGTTGGTTTACACAGAATGGTTCAAGAATCTGACTTAGTAAGCTTAGAGTACTTAGAAATGGTAGTGAAAGAGATTATGAGGCTATATCCAGCAGGTCCATTATTGATTCCACGCGAGTCTCTTGAAGACTGCACTGTCGATGGGTTCCATATTCCCAAGAAATCAAGAGTAATGGTAAATGTATGGACTATTGGGCGAGACCCGAGTGTTTGGAATGATCCACACAAGTTCTTTCCTGAGAGGTTTATTGGTAGCAAAATAGATTTGAAGggtaatgattttgaattgattCCATTTGGTGGTGGGCGTAGAGGATGCCCTGGAATACAATTGGGCTTAACTATGGTTCGGTTATTGTTGGCTCAACTTGTGCATTGTTTTGATTGGAAGCTTCCAAATGGTATGTTGCCATCTGAATTAGATATGACCGAAGAATTTGGATTGACTTGTCCTAGAGCAAAAGATCTCATGGTTATTCCTACCTTTCGTCTTAATGATTCAATTAGTACTAAGAATTTGTCTTCTTGA